A segment of the Aureliella helgolandensis genome:
TCGGTGCAGGCCTTGGTCAACGGGCAGGTTCCCGAATTGAAGACACGCCGATTCTGCGGAATGGTGCGGGAGGCAACCGAGCGATTTGAAGATGACGATTTTCGGTATTTCCGTCTGACGGTCTGTCCACGCTTGTGGCTCTCGACGCAAAGCTCCAACTGCCGAATCTTCCAAGAGCAGACCATTCCCGAGATTCTGAAGAAGCTCCTGCACGGCCTCAACGTGGAGTATCATCTCCACGATGAATATCTCCCTCGCCCCTATTGCGTGCAGTACAACGAGACCCAATTCGAGTTTCTCAAACGTCTGTGCGCCGAAGCGGGAATCTTCTTCTACTTCAAACACCAGTATGAGGGCCAAGATGACGAACAACGCCAACGTGGGGAACGTCTTGTCCTTACTGACGCTGTGCCTGGTCTGCCGTTGATCGAATCCTATCCCGATCTCCTCGATCTTTCTGGGGACCATGCTGACGGCATTGTGGAGTATGAACGTAGCGATGGCGGAACGCGCGAAGATCTACGAATCACACGCTGGAATAGAACACAGCGATTGGTAACGACAAAATGTACGGTCCGTGACCAATCGTTTCAGCTACCGGGCCAAACGTTGGAAGCCAACGAAGAAATTGTAAAATCGGTCGATGTCGGAGGGGTGCAGCATGAGTTGAAGTGCGTCGACGATGATTTAGAAATCTTTGCGTACCCTGGACGCTATGCGAAGTGTTTCGACGGCATTGCACCAGGCGGAGACCAACGCCCCGACTCACTCAAGCATATCTTCAGCCAAAATGCTCTCGTGGCCGATCGGCAGATGCAACGCCAGGCAGCCGCCAGCATCGCAATCGATGGGGCGAGCAATTGTCCAAACTTGGTACCAGGGCATCGCTTCCAACTAAGCCATTCGGGGAAAACTACGGGACCGTATTTCGTGCTAGCGGTCCAGCATGCTGCCCAGTTGAACGCCGATTTTCGCTCGGCGGACTCCCAGGAGGAACTCAGCTACGAGAATCAATTCACTTGCCAAGCAGTATCCCTGCCCTACCAACCGCTTGAAGTGCATACGCAACCGCGCATTCACGGTTTTCAAACGGCCACGGTCGTCGGGCCTGAGAACGAAGAGCTCTTCAGCGATAAGTTTGGTCGAGTCAAGGTGAAATTTAATTGGGATCGCGAGAGTGCAGCCAATGCTGACAGCTCGTGCTGGATCCGTGTCGCGCAGGTGTGGGCAGGCAACCGGTGGGGAGCCTTTTTCTGGCCGCGAGTCGGGCATGAAGTTGTGGTTGTTTTTGAACATGGAGATCCCGATCAGCCGCTGATTGTGGGAAGCGTTTACAACGCCAAAAATATGCCACCCATTCAGCTGCCTGGTGGATTGAAGTCTGGCGGAATCAAGTCGTGCACCGTGGGGGGGAATCCCATCGAAAATTTCAGCTGTGTGATATTCCACGACAATCCCGGGAGGGAGTATTTGCAGTTGCACTCAGAAACGCATGAATGTGTGACGAGCGAAACGGCGAAAGTCAATTACTCTACCGGCCCTGGGATCAATTTTCAGGGTGGCTCGAATCACCTGATGAAGATGTTTGGCAGTGGAGCGGGAGGGGGCCCCTCGACGCCGCTTCCCGCCAGCGCTCGCGAACAATCCAAGGGCGAAAGTACTTCCAAACAGCCATGGGGAATGGCCAATGGCCCGAACCTCAGTGAATTCGAAGGAATCCTAGATCGCAATGTGATTGAGGCGATCGAAGCATTCCAGGAGGTGGGAAGTGGAAGTGGGGGATGGATCGCTGGTGTAATCGAAAGTGCTGGGGGATTTCCCAAGCAGGGAGAGCACGCGAAGGAAGCCGCCGAACGGGTCGGCATGAAGAATGAGGTTGGTTCGCTAGCCGTGGTTACTGGGAACTCGTTGGAAATCGGTCTGGGCGGAGAGGTCAAACACCAGTTCGCAGGAAGCACGACTGTTGTCGCGGATCTCGAGGGGTTGGTGGAGAGTTTGTTGGTGGCTCTGGCCACGCTGGCGGTCACACGGGAAAAAACTGATTTCCTCAAATGGACTCAAGGCGGCGAATTGAAGCAATTCTACGGCTCCAAGAAAGATATCGTTTACGGGCATGCCGTCGACATCCATCGCGGCACCGAGATGAAAGTCACTGCAGAGCACTTTCTACGGGGCCCGGTACGAGTCGTTGTCGCGGGGAATGACAAGCTGACCTATGGATCTGCATTGTCAGCTACCGCTCATTCCGCGGTACGTGCCATCGCCATTCTGCTGCTACTATTCGATATTGCCGTGGCGATCGCCATCAAAGTTGAGATGGAAACGCCCCCCAAAGAGTCAGAAAAACCAGAAGACTCCGACAAAGATAAAAGCAAAGCTGGAGACTCGAAAAAAAATGAGTCAGTGAAAACTTCGGAATCGACTGAAGCGTCTAAAAAGCCCACTAGCGCCGAGATCGCTTGGAAAAAGCATATCGATACGCTGGCGGTGTGGTCGACGCGCGGTGAAGCCGTTCTACTGAAGCTCGAAACACTCTTCGAGCAAGTTTTTGCCGCCACCACTCAAATCGAGAACGATACCACTAAGCAAGTGGACGACTTAAAAAATATTACCTTCGGTCTTGTGCGGGTCGAAACGTGGAGCAAGCTAAGAGACGGGATCAAGCAGAAAGCGGAAAGCGTTAAGAATTCAATCGTCAAAAATCAACGTGAGCTTATTCTGCTGGCTGCAGGAATCGTGTTTTTCGCGGGGATAGTTGGCTGCGCCGCTGCGGAAGGACTTACTTCAAACAAGAGCGACAATTAGCAAGCAGCTATCAGTCGAAATAGTTCTTTTGACCTCCATTATGACATGCATTTTTACGTCGATTCAACATAGGCAAATTGGGAATGGACCATACACACATAGTAGAAGGCACGCATGAGATCGTTGCTTCCGGGGTCGAGATTACTTCCAAGGTGGACTTGGGAGACTCGACCATCAATCTCTATGCACAGGGATGCGGGGTGGGAACGGGGACCGGCAACATTGAACTCAATGCGAACGGAAAAGTCGCAGCCTACGCAGGTGAAGCAACATTCCAACTCGCTTGCTCGGTGGACGGAATCTCCTCGGCAATCCTGGATGGAGGACCATTGGGATCAGTTGTTCTCGCCAATAGTCTTCCGGTGGGAACCGCTCAGACAATCGAGCTGAGCGCGATGTCGCAGTCCATTGAGATTTCCAACGGGAACGTTCCAGGGGCGACACAACTAATCAAGCTCGATGCAGAGTCGCAAAGCATTGAAATCAGTGCAGGAGGTCTACCAGTGTCGCCCACAATCAAGATGTCGCCAATGGGAATTAAGCTCTCCGCCGGTCCGACCAGTTTCATTGAAATTACACCTGAGGGGGTCACGATCAGCGGCTTGATGGTGTCCGTGAAAGGCGAAGCTCAGACTGAAATCAGCGGTGCGATGGTGAATCTTGAGGCGGAAGGCATTGCTGCCATCAAGGGCGCCTTGGTGCAGATCCAGTAGCGTCCGGGGCACCCTCCGCGTCGGATATTTTGGGGGGCTGAACGCTGCCCACATTGCGACGGAACACAACGCCGGTTACTTACAACGACATCCCATGGTGGATGCAGTGAAAGCAGGAGATTACGAATGGGACAACCCGCGGCACGAGTTGGAGATATGCACGTTTGCCCGATGGTAACACCGGGATTACCTCCTATTCCACACGTGGGTGGTCCTATTTCAGGTCCAGGTTGCCCCACCGTTTTAATCGGCGGGCAGCCAGCCTCTGTCATGGGGGATATCGCGGTTTGTGTGGGCCCACCAGATACGGTGGCGAAGGGATCCGCAACGGTTTTGCTTGGTGGCAAGCCAGCGGCGCGGATGGGGGACACCTGTGCTCATGGAGGCACGATCGTTCTGGGTTTGCCCTTAGTTTTAATTGGTTAGATACTAGGATTGATGATGTCTGCTACGATTGATCGTGTTGCTACACCCGAGCCCGTCCCTGTCTCTACACTGCTGAGCCGCTATCACGCGCCTCCTGCGATACAAGAGCTCGCAACCAAGCAGCCGACGGCTATTGGCTTGTTCAATGAGCTCGTGGAGCTAGGTCAATTCGGCGATGCGATTGATCTTTTGGCTCATTGGATGCCAGCGCAAGCGAGTGTTTGGTGGGGGTGCCTTACCCTGTGGGAAGCCAATCGTAAACAGGAGCCGCCACATTTCTCGGAAGCGATGCAACTCATCATCGCTTGGTTGCAAAGGCCTGAAGAGTCCCAAAGACGAGAGCTGGTCCAGGTCGAGGGATGGTTTTCCACCAAAGTGCCGATGGGCTTACTGGCCAAGGCGGCCTGTTTCAGCCACGGGAGCATGGCTGGCCCGGATGTTCCTCCTGTGCCCCCCCCGCCGTTTTTGTACGCGATTTTTTCTGCAGCAGCCATCAAGCTACAGCTCGCACTAAAACACAATAGTCCAGAAGCCCTTCTTCCCACGCAGGTGATCCAGTTTGGAAGGGAAGTCTTGGCGGGACAGAACCAGTGGACTGACGACGCTAAGTAGATCGACCGGAAAAGTTGGAAACGCAATCCAACCGCTCTCAATTTCACAGATGTTTGAACCAGGGAAGCCACTCGATGAATTCTGAAACGGTAACGCCGATCGACTACCAGGACCTTCTCAAGGTCATGACACAAACGCGGTCTTGGGTAGGTGAGGCTGGGCAAAAAATGCGGGGTGAAGCGCGACAGCAGTTTGATGTGCTGCTTAATGCGATCGATGACCATTTTCAGGAGTTTAAGTCGGTAGTTCCCAAAGCGGCTGAAACGTTCCATAAGAAGGCGTCGGATTTGCAAACTCAGCATGAGCAAAACGCCAGCAAGTTGGCCGAACTCGAAAAACAATTTGAAGAGGTGCAAAAGCGGATGGCTCAAGCGAAGTCCGCCAAGCCCGTGCTGCCCAAAGTCCCGCCAGCGGTGCCCGAATTGGGAAGTGCTCTGCGGAACGAGTTGCTCGCAAAGTTTGCGCCTGTGCAACAATCCGAGGTGCTCCCCTTAGGAGAGGCCTGGCAAGATTGGCAGATGAACGGTACCTGGAACAAGGCGGAACAAGAGTAGCAGCCAGAGAAGGCGGACTTCCCATTCAAACGGATTCAGACATTGAGTTTTCTCTCTACGTTCACCAGCGGTGTCGACGGGTGGTATGAGCCACAGCAGACGCTGCCTAAGCAGCGGATGTGTGGGGCTGCGGCCCTGGTGATGGCCTATCGACGCTGTGGCATCGACATTGACCAAAACTCCGTATGGGACGAGATTGCCCATGAATTTGAAGGGTTCCATCGAGCCAGCACGCGTGATTTAGCAGTCCACGCATTGCAAACTGGACTTGAAGCTGTCGTCGTACAAACGCATCTTCCTTTTCAGGCTCTCGAGTCGTGCTGGCAGAATAACCTACCTGCAATTCTGAACCACCGCGTGGCAGAAGCGTCACCGGAAGGGCATTTTTCCCTCCTGGCGGGGATCAATCATGAATCCGTTTTCCTCAGTGATCCGATCGATGGTCCGTGCGTGGAAAAAACACGGCAAGAGTTCGGCCAACTGTGGCTCCCAACCAAGAGTGGCAGTGAGATCGCGGGCAACGTACTGGTGATCTTAGGGAACCCGGAGGAACAGCCAAGCCTGTGGTGCCACTGCAATCGCTTGTTTCCGCACTCCATCGAATGTGAGCGCTGTGCCGCCACCGTACCACTGCGTCCAACGCGAGGCTTGGGATGCTGGAATCCTGGGTGCACTTCGCGCCTGTGGTGGCGGTTGTTCTGCCCCTATTGCGATCATGCGATCCATGCATTCTGAGCGGGGCGAAGCGTCCACGGAACAGCCCGCCGATTCGCAGCTTGGCATTGCTAGTGCTCGCCCCCTAGTGTCGAAACTGCCTAGTGCATTGTCAAAGTTTAATTTTCGGGTTGCCCGGAAAAAGGTGTCCGACACCAAAAGCCGGAACGGCCCTTCGGGGGCTTTGCACTTTTGGTGTCGGACACCTTTTTCCGAACGCTCGCTAAACCATAATTCTTAGTGCTGACAATGCCCTAGTGTCGAAACTGAATCTCAGTTCGCACGGAGCTTCCTGGCCAGCTTTGGCCGGAAATATCGAACAGGCTTCCAAAGCCAATGTTTAGCTTATTGCAGATGTTCAATCGCAGGCCGCCACCGAGTTGTGCTGCGTGTTGATTAGAAGCCGAAATGGCGTGCCCGCTGGTAGAGTCCGTGTAGGCGCCATCCTGAAAGAAGGTACCGGTGTATTCTAGTGTGCCGGTAAGGGAGGTGCCATTGACGCTTCCCAGAAGAGTTCGATTGTAGCTAGTCGAGTACTGCAGCATGGCTCCCGAGTAGTCGCGATCTCCGGCAATGGGGATCCATTCGCTGAATTGAAGTTGTAGGTAGCTGATGGAAGACAGCTGGACGCCGAATAGCAGGGATGGTTCCAGGGAAACGTGAGCATTGCCTAAGCCCTTGCGGGGATTCGCCGAGGGGATGTGCGTGGCAAACTGTAACGCAACCTGCGTCAGAGCGGTGTCGAACAGGAGCGTTTTGGTGCCCGTTGTTAGATCGGCGAAACCGGCATAGTGCCCGCCACTATCTAGATAGAGTGAGCGGTAGGGGGTGTTCACAAAGAACGAGAATTTTTCCGATCCGGTTTCGATGTACATGGACAATTCGTGGTAGTCGACAGACGCTTCGGGCGCTGGTCCGCGAACACCGCTACGCGCCCAAAGATATTCAGACCGATCTGGATGGCGAAAATCGTCGTAGTAGCTCCAACGAAACTGCTGCCTCGACTGCGGACGAACTGGATCGGTGAAGAGACTTGCGTTGGCAAGCATGGTCCAGCGAGGTTGGTAGCAGGGATCGGGACAGCAGACGCCTGCGTAGACTCCTTCGATGAATCTACCGAATTGTGTTTCTGCAGTGCTGCGGCCACAGGCAAGGCAGCCACTGTTGCCGCAAGCCTGGCACGAGGTATTCGATTGTTCAGCCTCGTAAGCTGGGATCGGCAGAAGAGCACTATTCTGGCTTACCAGATGAGGAGTCTCTGTGGGGACGGCATTCGCTGGCACGTTGATGCTTGGCAGGTGTTGCGACTCCGTCGAGGTGGGAGCAGGTGCACTAGTTGGAGCAGAAGTGGCTTCAGCGGGAGCTTCGGGACGCGGCAGCGGAGGTGCAGTTGCAGGGGGCTGGGAGGACATGCCAGCGCTGTGGGTTGGGCCGCTACTTGTTGTTAGGCTGGTGGCTGGTGGGCTCTCGGCTACTGCAAAGGTTGGCTGTGGCTGCCAGTGCACGACTCCTTCAATCGGCTTCGATTCGTGCTGAGGATCGGCAGCTTGGGTGTAGTCGACTTGCTTCAACCGGTTAGCGGCTCGACTCAAATCGCTGAGTGGTAAATCGGAGATGATGGGGGCGGTGGCTGGAGTTGGCGCGAGTCCGTGGGGGACGAGAGGAGTGAAGTTGCTTTCAGGCGGCGCAGGCAGACTCTTTACCGTAGTGCTGGAACTCGATATCGCACTTTCGAACGCGGGATTTTCTCCCATCGAAAAAGCTGGATAGATTCCTGCCGCCACAAAGACGAAGGTTTTCAAACTCGATCGCGCTCTTCGTAGCACAAGAACTCCGTCGTCTTTTGAGAAAATGTAGGGGTTGTGTATGCACTTGCCGATACATTCCCTACAGGCGTCACGGGCAGCCCATGTCAACTATCGACCTTCTACTCTTGTTCGTTGAGCATTATGAGCGGTATTTTAAAGCGAGTTCTATTGCTGTCATTAATGACCCTGGCTAGTCTGCCGAGCCTAGCGACCGGTCAAAGTCTAACTCCTCCTCCGGTAGGTGATCTTGGTGCCTCGAGCGTGGAAGCGGTTCCGGCCATACCAGCCGCTGGCTCCGAGTTCGCTGGATTCAGTGGTGCTGGAGGGGCAGCCAATGGACCGCCGACTTCATTGATGAGCCGCAGTTTGGCTGGGTTTCAACATGTTTCCGCGGCGCATGCCCAGTGCAAAGCTAAGTTGCGTGCCTCACCGCTGGGAAAACTCATAGCCGGACTACGCAAGCCGCTGAGCAGTCTGACGGGAGGTCTGGTTCCCGCCGAAGCGACCCCTAACGCAGCCCAACTCAGCAAACCGGGGCCACAAGGCGTCGCAGCCAAAATCAAGAAGGATCAACTCGAGGCTCCGCAGCGAATGGCCGCGATCCAGGAACTTGGGAAAGTCGATTGCCACTGGTATCCAGAAGCTTCCGTACAACTAGCTCTGGCGCTGCGAGCGGATCGTTCGGAGTGCGTACGATTTGAGGCAGCCAAGATCTTGTCGCGTTGCAGCTGTTGCACCCCGCAGGTTGTGCAAGCGCTGCGCACTTGTGTGGATGGCTCGGATCGTGACGGGAATCCTGGAGAGCTGTCTCTACGAATTCGCAATCAAGCCGCGATGGCTTTGGCGAGCTGTCTAGGAAGAACAGACGCGTCGGATGCGGCCGAAGGGCAGCCCATGCGCCCCGAGTACCCGATACTCGGAGATCAAGTCTCTTCGCACTCGGCACCAAGCTTTGAATCTTCCACTGAGTATCGCGTCGTTGCCGCGTCTGCCGTGGAGGCCGCAGCTCCCCCAAGAACGATCCCGCTGATCGCTGACACTCAGAGCAGCGTTACTACTGTGACTCCGCAGCAGGAGTTATCCCTGTCGAATTCCGAAATTCTGCAAGCGCGTCGCACTCTTGAGCAATTTCGGCAAAGTCAATTGCCGAACATCACGACCCCGGAAGGGCTGATGGGCATCTGGGAGCGAGCCAAGTAACGGCACTGCACATGGGTGGGGCAGGCCGTGACGCAGGACGATAGCTCCGGTTCAAGCCGGAGCCATCGCCCGTATTGAGGACGAGGCGAACCTCAAGTGACCGCGACCAGGGACGGCTTCTTCGCCCAAGTTCAGCGGCAACTCTTCGGGGACACTACTCTTCGGGCACGACGTAGACGGTGAATTTCAGCGAGGTTGTCTCTCCGCCAACTCGGATTGTCAGCGTGCGCTCTCCCTGGATATTCCCGGCGATTAGATTCTCGTTCAACCGTAGTGCCAGCGTGAGTGACTTCTTCACGGCAGTCCATTCTTGTTCTTGAGACGCGCGATCGATCTCAAAATACAGTAAGCCAGGTTGACGCGGTAGTGCGCGCTGTTGATGGTGGCAGTAAGAGAATTTCAATCCAGCGGAGCCGGTACGGAAGATCTCGTCAACACGTGTCGAACTGCCGATTTTCATATCCAGACCACGAGTCAACAGACGCTCACACTCATCCGGCGTCAGCGATGTGTGCACGCCCACAAAGATCTTCTTGCCCATTTCCAACCAGGCCGGTTCCATGGCAACCTGCATACGCATCCCTGCCCCGATGAGCGAGCGCTCACTGTATTCAGGTTCGACGACAATGTCGAGGCAGGCGTCTATCTGTTGCTTGGCACGCCAGAAACATCCCGCCAAATCATCATGGTCATATTGCGGCAGTGGAGCTATTCGGCGTTCTCCCGAAAAAATGGCCAACTTGCCGACCAACTCACTCAATGCTAGATAGGCGTCGAGGGGATGCAGGCCTTGAGCAAACAATCGCACACTGAGCGGCGCATAAATCTCGTTCATCGCGCGCAGCTGTTCGAACAACAGGCGGTCACCCTGCCCTTGGCTATCGAAGGTAATGTTTCGCGATACGATCTGACCCGATAGAAACTCCAATTTCTTGCCAATGCGATCGTACACCGGCTCAAGAACGCTGGCACGTAACGGATGCCAAGCGTCGCAGGCTAAGAGTGGCGGAATGAAAGTCTCATCCAACTCTGGCAGAGCCTCGGCTCGGTCGGCCCGCTTCAGCTTCGCCAACGGCAGCAATTCATAGCCCGAGCTATCATGATCTGAAGTCAAGAGTTTCACGTTCAAGCGTCGAATCTTGATTGGCTGTGGGTTCACTCCCGTGTTTTCGTCGTGGAGGTTTTGTGTGTCGATGACGAATCGAGCTAGATTTTCGGCTGCCGTGTTGCCAACGTTAGAGCGATTCGACTGAAGCAACGGCAGCGCCAGGTAGACGATTACGGAGCCCGACTGCGATAATGCGGATTTAATATCAAACGCGGGTAAGACGAGGTCATCCGGAATGGCAACCTGCGTGCCATCTCGGTAGCGAGCCTCAAGTGAGCGGACCACTAAGCGATAGTTTGACAAAGCATCGCGATCAAACTCCAGCGACCGCAATCCCCAGTTGTAATACTGGTCCCATTTGTCCCCGCGGTCGCTGATCGCTTGTGAGTAGCGTGTCGAAACTTGAAAGTGCTGTGGACGAAGAAACATGCCTTCGTGCCAATGTACCGGCTGGGTTTGCATCGATAGTCCGTTCCAACGTGTCTGTCACAATTCGCACGACTTGCCATCGGTCAATATTAGACGCGAGTGTGTGCGGGAAATTCTTTATCCGGACGTCGGTGGGATTGCCCCACGGGAAGCTCCTGCTCCAAAGTACCGGCCAATGATCCAACGCGTCCCTACGTAGGACTCCACGTAGTCCTAGGCAACTCATCGACTCTTCCGGACAGGCCGTTTAGGAACTCCATGAAATTGTTTACTGAAGCGATTCTAACGGTTAGGGATAGTCTTCAATTGTGAGGATCGGTTTCGTTGTAGGGAATGGAGCGGCTTGACGTACGGGGTTCGCCGGTTCGATCCGAAAGTGGCCCACGCGACACGCAATCCGGGACTAGAGTTGGGAACGCCCACTTTCGACCACAACGCCAAGATTGAATTCATCCGTGAGTAACGCGAATCAACAGGGATCAGCTATTGCAAGGTCTACTAGGTGGAGTCCGTCCGCAGAGTCAGAAGCGCCCCATCTGGGCGGATTCACCGAGCGGTTGGTGCACTGGAGCCAGTCGCTGCGCGGTTGGCAGGTTGCGTCTCTGCTCGTCGTCTATCTTCCGCTTGTCTGCTGGCTCGATCGATTGGCCGGAGATGAACTAATTCTCATCTTGCTGTATTTGCCAGCCGTTGCATTTGTGGCTGTGCGGCTAAGTTTGGGGTTCTCGGTGGGCATGTCGCTGATGTGCTGCTTTGCCTGGCTGTTCGATGATATTTGGCAATCTGAGATTTCGCCTCCGGGGCTGAGTCGCTTGGTCAGTGGTGTACTCCACTTCCTATGCTTCTCGTTTATTGCGACGATCATCTCGCGTCTCAACGTAGCGTTGCTGCGCGAACACCGAGCTGCGCGTACCGATGGCTTAACCGGCCTGCGAAACATGCAGGCATTTGACTCCGAAGGGAGTGCTTGTATGCGTCAATTCCAGAATACCAAGCAACCGTTTCTCACCGTGTTCTTGGATTGCGACAATTTTAAATCGGTCAATGACATTCTCGGGCACGCGACCGGGGACGAACTGCTGCAAGTGGTTGCCAGTCAGTTGCGAGAGAATCTACGCGAAACGGACATCTGTGCCCGATACGGTGGCGATGAATTTGTGGCCATGCTGCCCAATACGACACTCACCGACGGGCAAGACCTGATCGAGCGCTTGCAAACGCAACTCAATCGAGCAATGCAGCAACGCAATTGGCCAGTGACGTTCAGTATTGGCATCGCCTATTTCCCTAAGCCTGTTCATGACTTCGAAATGTCTATTCGACTAGCCGACCAATTGATGTACGAATGCAAGAACGTTTCCAAAAATGGCATTGTGGTCAAATCGCTCGAAGAGATTGTCCTGGAAGAAGAGAAAAATCCGAGGGCAATTGGTGGGGAAACCGCCAGTAACACTGATGTCGAGCAGCTCGTCAGGTGCTGAAGCATGCGCAGCTGGCTAGCGGGCAATGCATCGTCGCAGCCCATGCGTTTGAGAGTGCTCAAGGTGTT
Coding sequences within it:
- a CDS encoding type VI secretion system Vgr family protein, encoding MRLTTPLPEGSLFISKLNGREAISELYSLEWDVQAPRHRQFDIFSLLGKDVRADIELPRSDSVQALVNGQVPELKTRRFCGMVREATERFEDDDFRYFRLTVCPRLWLSTQSSNCRIFQEQTIPEILKKLLHGLNVEYHLHDEYLPRPYCVQYNETQFEFLKRLCAEAGIFFYFKHQYEGQDDEQRQRGERLVLTDAVPGLPLIESYPDLLDLSGDHADGIVEYERSDGGTREDLRITRWNRTQRLVTTKCTVRDQSFQLPGQTLEANEEIVKSVDVGGVQHELKCVDDDLEIFAYPGRYAKCFDGIAPGGDQRPDSLKHIFSQNALVADRQMQRQAAASIAIDGASNCPNLVPGHRFQLSHSGKTTGPYFVLAVQHAAQLNADFRSADSQEELSYENQFTCQAVSLPYQPLEVHTQPRIHGFQTATVVGPENEELFSDKFGRVKVKFNWDRESAANADSSCWIRVAQVWAGNRWGAFFWPRVGHEVVVVFEHGDPDQPLIVGSVYNAKNMPPIQLPGGLKSGGIKSCTVGGNPIENFSCVIFHDNPGREYLQLHSETHECVTSETAKVNYSTGPGINFQGGSNHLMKMFGSGAGGGPSTPLPASAREQSKGESTSKQPWGMANGPNLSEFEGILDRNVIEAIEAFQEVGSGSGGWIAGVIESAGGFPKQGEHAKEAAERVGMKNEVGSLAVVTGNSLEIGLGGEVKHQFAGSTTVVADLEGLVESLLVALATLAVTREKTDFLKWTQGGELKQFYGSKKDIVYGHAVDIHRGTEMKVTAEHFLRGPVRVVVAGNDKLTYGSALSATAHSAVRAIAILLLLFDIAVAIAIKVEMETPPKESEKPEDSDKDKSKAGDSKKNESVKTSESTEASKKPTSAEIAWKKHIDTLAVWSTRGEAVLLKLETLFEQVFAATTQIENDTTKQVDDLKNITFGLVRVETWSKLRDGIKQKAESVKNSIVKNQRELILLAAGIVFFAGIVGCAAAEGLTSNKSDN
- a CDS encoding PAAR domain-containing protein, whose product is MGQPAARVGDMHVCPMVTPGLPPIPHVGGPISGPGCPTVLIGGQPASVMGDIAVCVGPPDTVAKGSATVLLGGKPAARMGDTCAHGGTIVLGLPLVLIG
- a CDS encoding DUF6931 family protein, translated to MMSATIDRVATPEPVPVSTLLSRYHAPPAIQELATKQPTAIGLFNELVELGQFGDAIDLLAHWMPAQASVWWGCLTLWEANRKQEPPHFSEAMQLIIAWLQRPEESQRRELVQVEGWFSTKVPMGLLAKAACFSHGSMAGPDVPPVPPPPFLYAIFSAAAIKLQLALKHNSPEALLPTQVIQFGREVLAGQNQWTDDAK
- a CDS encoding cysteine peptidase family C39 domain-containing protein translates to MSFLSTFTSGVDGWYEPQQTLPKQRMCGAAALVMAYRRCGIDIDQNSVWDEIAHEFEGFHRASTRDLAVHALQTGLEAVVVQTHLPFQALESCWQNNLPAILNHRVAEASPEGHFSLLAGINHESVFLSDPIDGPCVEKTRQEFGQLWLPTKSGSEIAGNVLVILGNPEEQPSLWCHCNRLFPHSIECERCAATVPLRPTRGLGCWNPGCTSRLWWRLFCPYCDHAIHAF
- the tssK gene encoding type VI secretion system baseplate subunit TssK; the protein is MQTQPVHWHEGMFLRPQHFQVSTRYSQAISDRGDKWDQYYNWGLRSLEFDRDALSNYRLVVRSLEARYRDGTQVAIPDDLVLPAFDIKSALSQSGSVIVYLALPLLQSNRSNVGNTAAENLARFVIDTQNLHDENTGVNPQPIKIRRLNVKLLTSDHDSSGYELLPLAKLKRADRAEALPELDETFIPPLLACDAWHPLRASVLEPVYDRIGKKLEFLSGQIVSRNITFDSQGQGDRLLFEQLRAMNEIYAPLSVRLFAQGLHPLDAYLALSELVGKLAIFSGERRIAPLPQYDHDDLAGCFWRAKQQIDACLDIVVEPEYSERSLIGAGMRMQVAMEPAWLEMGKKIFVGVHTSLTPDECERLLTRGLDMKIGSSTRVDEIFRTGSAGLKFSYCHHQQRALPRQPGLLYFEIDRASQEQEWTAVKKSLTLALRLNENLIAGNIQGERTLTIRVGGETTSLKFTVYVVPEE
- a CDS encoding GGDEF domain-containing protein, coding for MSNANQQGSAIARSTRWSPSAESEAPHLGGFTERLVHWSQSLRGWQVASLLVVYLPLVCWLDRLAGDELILILLYLPAVAFVAVRLSLGFSVGMSLMCCFAWLFDDIWQSEISPPGLSRLVSGVLHFLCFSFIATIISRLNVALLREHRAARTDGLTGLRNMQAFDSEGSACMRQFQNTKQPFLTVFLDCDNFKSVNDILGHATGDELLQVVASQLRENLRETDICARYGGDEFVAMLPNTTLTDGQDLIERLQTQLNRAMQQRNWPVTFSIGIAYFPKPVHDFEMSIRLADQLMYECKNVSKNGIVVKSLEEIVLEEEKNPRAIGGETASNTDVEQLVRC